One Cellulosimicrobium protaetiae genomic region harbors:
- a CDS encoding aspartate/glutamate racemase family protein yields MTSRPDQDHAQPLVGVLGGVGPLATAYFLQLLVELTEAERDQDHVDAVVLNHATIPDRTAFILGRSDADPGPVLARDAQRLERFGADFLVMPCNTAHYFTQQVLDAISVPFVSIIDTTVDAARARVADLGAVGLLATAGTAASGVYQDAFARHGIGALVPDDADQALVSQIIYEQVKAGRPVDIETFRAVAGRLVDRGAQVIVLGCTELSVVAVDHDLLADPLYLDSTDQLARATIRRAGHRVREV; encoded by the coding sequence GTGACGTCGCGACCGGACCAGGACCACGCCCAGCCCCTCGTCGGAGTGCTCGGAGGTGTCGGCCCCCTCGCCACGGCGTACTTCCTCCAGCTCCTCGTCGAGCTCACGGAGGCCGAGCGCGACCAGGACCACGTGGACGCCGTCGTGCTCAACCACGCGACGATCCCCGACCGCACGGCGTTCATCCTCGGCCGCTCGGACGCCGATCCCGGCCCGGTGCTCGCGCGCGACGCGCAGCGGCTCGAGCGCTTCGGGGCGGACTTCCTCGTCATGCCGTGCAACACCGCGCACTACTTCACGCAGCAGGTGCTCGACGCGATCAGCGTGCCGTTCGTGTCCATCATCGACACGACGGTCGACGCGGCCCGGGCGCGGGTCGCCGACCTGGGCGCGGTGGGGCTGCTCGCGACGGCGGGCACCGCGGCGTCGGGCGTCTACCAGGATGCGTTCGCGCGCCACGGCATCGGCGCGCTCGTCCCGGACGACGCCGACCAGGCGCTCGTCTCGCAGATCATCTACGAGCAGGTCAAGGCGGGCCGGCCGGTCGACATCGAGACGTTCCGGGCCGTCGCGGGCCGGCTCGTCGACCGAGGTGCCCAGGTGATCGTGCTGGGCTGCACGGAGCTGTCGGTCGTCGCCGTCGACCACGACCTGCTCGCCGACCCGCTCTACCTCGACTCGACCGACCAGCTCGCCCGCGCGACCATCCGCCGGGCGGGGCACCGCGTCCGCGAGGTCTGA
- a CDS encoding GNAT family N-acetyltransferase encodes MAPMLAGPTVDPRAFDAPQPELDTGDGLRLRPWTGDDAPALRTVYDDPAVQRWHVRSLATDDEARDVALGWAAHWGQAAGASWAVVDHDGALRGRVALRDVSLHDGSAEVAYWTVPEARGQGVAPRALRAATRWAFETGFHRLWLEHAVDNAPSCRAAASAGFDAEGVRRSAVLHADGWHDMHTHARIAPTPPLG; translated from the coding sequence ATGGCTCCCATGCTCGCCGGCCCGACGGTCGACCCGCGCGCCTTCGACGCGCCCCAGCCCGAGCTCGACACCGGCGACGGGCTGCGGTTGCGCCCGTGGACCGGCGACGACGCCCCCGCGCTGCGCACCGTCTACGACGACCCCGCCGTGCAGCGGTGGCACGTCCGGTCGCTCGCGACCGACGACGAGGCACGCGACGTCGCGCTCGGCTGGGCCGCGCACTGGGGCCAGGCCGCGGGAGCCTCGTGGGCCGTCGTCGACCACGACGGCGCGCTCCGCGGGCGCGTCGCGCTGCGCGACGTGTCGCTGCACGACGGCAGCGCCGAGGTCGCCTACTGGACGGTTCCCGAGGCGCGGGGCCAGGGAGTCGCGCCCCGCGCGCTGCGTGCCGCGACGCGGTGGGCCTTCGAGACCGGCTTCCACCGCCTGTGGCTCGAGCACGCGGTCGACAACGCGCCGTCGTGCCGCGCGGCGGCCTCCGCGGGGTTCGACGCGGAGGGGGTGCGACGCTCGGCCGTGCTCCACGCCGACGGGTGGCACGACATGCACACCCACGCCCGGATCGCGCCCACACCGCCGCTAGGGTGA
- a CDS encoding HAD family hydrolase encodes MTVRHVLFDADGVLQHIPDGWFATVERYLGDRTREFLLETWSEELPMLVGDGDYLPVLAAGLERYGVTEPAEDVYRAVWFDALEVVDESFALVRALRASGYGVHLGTNQESRRVPFMRQTLGYDAEFDTSWYSCELGLAKPDPRFFVEAARRIGADPGEVLFVDDTARNVEGARAAGMVGVHWDVSRGHDELVRVLAGHGVVVRAGQDATGEGVGGEGVGPGAAVPGP; translated from the coding sequence ATGACCGTGCGCCACGTCCTGTTCGACGCCGACGGCGTGCTCCAGCACATCCCCGACGGGTGGTTCGCGACGGTCGAGCGCTACCTCGGCGACCGGACCCGGGAGTTCCTGCTCGAGACCTGGAGCGAGGAGCTGCCCATGCTCGTGGGAGACGGTGACTACCTCCCGGTCCTCGCCGCGGGGCTCGAGCGCTACGGCGTGACGGAGCCGGCCGAGGACGTCTACCGCGCCGTGTGGTTCGACGCGCTCGAGGTCGTCGACGAGTCGTTCGCCCTCGTGCGGGCGCTGCGCGCGAGCGGCTACGGCGTGCACCTCGGGACCAACCAGGAGAGCCGGCGCGTGCCGTTCATGCGGCAGACGCTCGGCTACGACGCGGAGTTCGACACGAGCTGGTACTCGTGCGAGCTCGGGCTCGCCAAGCCCGACCCGCGCTTCTTCGTCGAGGCAGCACGACGCATCGGCGCGGACCCGGGCGAGGTGCTGTTCGTCGACGACACGGCGCGCAACGTCGAGGGAGCGCGCGCCGCCGGCATGGTCGGGGTGCACTGGGACGTCTCGCGAGGGCACGACGAGCTCGTGCGCGTGCTGGCCGGGCACGGCGTCGTCGTCCGCGCCGGTCAGGACGCCACGGGCGAGGGCGTCGGGGGCGAGGGCGTCGGCCCGGGCGCGGCCGTACCCGGCCCGTAG
- a CDS encoding ATP-grasp domain-containing protein produces the protein MTYGNAEFLPIVLGTNLNTYNIARSLHEAYGVRTLALGRFPLRETADSRIVDVRTYRDFDDPERIVAVLRELAEEFPGRKRLLIANIEFYTNVVIAHRAELEDLYVIPLVGEELAARLMNKTDFARTCAELGVPHPETVIATAADVDAPGFGEDLPFPYPLILKPADTDTYPRLQFEGKKKVYLVADAAELRDVARRIFGAGYTDDLIVQEYLAGDESVMRVVNTYSDRHGRLRFLSAAQIVLGEYDPKLVGNYNAVVTMKDDRLTESVRHLLDSLGYVGAANLDVMYDRRTGTSKILEVNLRQGAASFYTMAAGGNLARCYVEDLVHGRELPEQVTSEARLWVNVPYPVVRALVPVSLRHRVKKARKHGVWHTLRYAPDMSLRRRLDVWRVDLRHTLDYVKFARSRPSA, from the coding sequence ATGACGTACGGCAACGCCGAGTTCCTCCCCATCGTCCTGGGGACCAACCTCAACACCTACAACATCGCGAGGTCGTTGCACGAGGCGTACGGCGTCCGCACGCTGGCCCTGGGCCGCTTCCCCCTGCGGGAGACGGCGGACTCCCGCATCGTCGACGTGCGCACCTACCGCGACTTCGACGACCCCGAGCGCATCGTCGCGGTCCTGCGCGAGCTGGCCGAGGAGTTCCCGGGGCGCAAGCGCCTGCTCATCGCGAACATCGAGTTCTACACGAACGTCGTGATCGCCCACCGCGCCGAGCTCGAGGACCTGTACGTCATCCCGCTCGTCGGCGAGGAGCTGGCCGCGCGCCTCATGAACAAGACGGACTTCGCACGCACGTGCGCGGAGCTCGGGGTTCCGCACCCGGAGACGGTGATCGCGACGGCGGCCGACGTCGACGCCCCCGGCTTCGGCGAGGACCTGCCCTTCCCGTACCCGCTCATCCTCAAGCCGGCGGACACGGACACGTACCCGCGCCTGCAGTTCGAGGGCAAGAAGAAGGTCTACCTCGTCGCCGACGCGGCCGAGCTGCGCGACGTCGCGCGCCGCATCTTCGGGGCGGGCTACACGGACGACCTCATCGTGCAGGAGTACCTCGCGGGCGACGAGTCGGTCATGCGCGTGGTCAACACGTACTCCGACCGCCACGGCCGCCTGCGGTTCCTGTCCGCCGCGCAGATCGTGCTCGGCGAGTACGACCCGAAGCTCGTCGGCAACTACAACGCCGTCGTGACGATGAAGGACGACAGGCTCACCGAGTCGGTCCGGCACCTGCTCGACAGCCTCGGCTACGTGGGCGCGGCGAACCTCGACGTCATGTACGACCGCCGGACGGGCACGAGCAAGATCCTCGAGGTCAACCTGCGTCAGGGCGCTGCGAGCTTCTACACGATGGCCGCGGGCGGCAACCTCGCGCGCTGCTACGTCGAGGACCTGGTGCACGGGCGCGAGCTGCCCGAGCAGGTCACCTCGGAGGCGCGGCTGTGGGTCAACGTGCCCTACCCGGTCGTCCGGGCGCTCGTGCCGGTGTCGTTGCGCCACCGCGTGAAGAAGGCCCGCAAGCACGGGGTCTGGCACACGCTGCGCTACGCGCCCGACATGAGCCTGCGCCGTCGGCTGGACGTGTGGCGCGTCGACCTGCGCCACACGCTCGACTACGTGAAGTTCGCGCGCTCGCGCCCGTCGGCATGA
- a CDS encoding DegT/DnrJ/EryC1/StrS family aminotransferase, producing MSRHPQDATATRMLADRTGTDPADWFLVFKARYGMEVVFRALAEARGAGDVVTQVFTCSTAVDPVLVAGLRPVYAEVSPATVAIDPDRLAVGPATRAVVLQNTFGIVDDATGLRLRAAARSVGALLVEDSAHCVTRLARDTDGSPVADVSSHSFGVEKMLPTRFGGAVWVNPALDPALRAAIVSALDALPVVGARLDLAARSFRTQVRVLNRLPGGAAGKVRGALTAVGAYEPAIAPVENRGGLAHPAQRPSAWVTGRMVDALRSSGDVEARRADTVAEYVRGLSDVVEVPAGIGERAPLVRFPFFAPDAATADRLVRELTAAGFYVGKWYRPALFPGPDDPAVYGYTPGDPALATTEDLVARVVNLPTTVGVATARRIVEAVRSALSS from the coding sequence ATGAGCCGCCACCCCCAGGACGCGACCGCGACGAGGATGCTCGCCGACCGGACGGGTACCGACCCGGCCGACTGGTTCCTCGTGTTCAAGGCCCGGTACGGGATGGAGGTCGTGTTCCGCGCGCTCGCCGAGGCACGCGGGGCGGGTGACGTCGTCACCCAGGTGTTCACCTGCTCGACGGCGGTCGACCCCGTCCTCGTCGCCGGGCTGCGGCCGGTCTACGCCGAGGTCTCCCCGGCGACCGTCGCGATCGACCCCGACCGTCTCGCCGTCGGGCCCGCCACGCGCGCCGTCGTGCTCCAGAACACGTTCGGCATCGTCGACGACGCGACCGGGCTCCGGCTGCGCGCCGCGGCGCGCTCGGTCGGCGCGCTGCTCGTCGAGGACAGCGCGCACTGCGTGACGCGCCTCGCGCGCGACACCGACGGCTCTCCCGTCGCGGACGTGTCGTCCCACTCGTTCGGCGTCGAGAAGATGCTCCCCACGCGGTTCGGCGGCGCCGTGTGGGTGAATCCCGCGCTCGACCCGGCGCTGCGCGCCGCGATCGTCTCCGCGCTCGACGCGCTGCCGGTCGTGGGGGCCCGGCTCGACCTCGCCGCGCGCAGCTTCCGGACGCAGGTCCGCGTGCTCAACCGCCTCCCCGGCGGGGCGGCGGGCAAGGTCCGCGGCGCGCTGACCGCCGTCGGCGCGTACGAGCCGGCGATCGCTCCCGTCGAGAACCGGGGCGGTCTCGCGCACCCGGCGCAGCGGCCGTCGGCGTGGGTCACCGGTCGGATGGTCGACGCCCTGCGGTCGAGCGGCGACGTCGAGGCGCGCCGCGCGGACACGGTCGCGGAGTACGTGCGCGGGCTGTCCGACGTCGTCGAGGTGCCCGCGGGCATCGGCGAGCGCGCGCCGCTGGTGCGGTTCCCGTTCTTCGCGCCCGACGCGGCGACGGCCGACCGGCTCGTGCGCGAGCTCACGGCCGCCGGGTTCTACGTCGGCAAGTGGTACCGCCCCGCGCTGTTCCCCGGCCCGGACGACCCGGCGGTGTACGGGTACACGCCGGGAGACCCGGCGCTCGCGACGACCGAGGACCTCGTGGCGCGCGTCGTCAACCTCCCGACGACGGTGGGAGTAGCGACGGCGCGCCGCATCGTCGAGGCGGTGCGATCGGCGCTGAGCTCCTGA
- the gndA gene encoding NADP-dependent phosphogluconate dehydrogenase — MSARAQIGVTGLAVMGRNLARNFARHGYTVAVHNRSYAKTESLIAEAGSEGDFVPSESMADFVASLERPRKVVIMVKAGAATDAVIDELVPLLEEGDIVVDAGNAHFPDTIRREKALAAQGLHFVGTGVSGGEEGALNGPSIMPGGTRESYQSLGPILEDISAKVDGTPCCTYVGPDGAGHFVKMVHNGIEYADMQLIAEAYDLLKQGLGASAQEIGEIFAQWNTGDLESFLIEITADVLQHVDAETGKAFVDVVLDQAEQKGTGRWTVQNGLDLGVPITGIAEATFARALSGSVPQREAGRAALPADAAAWDVQDRDAFVEDVRLALYASKVVAYSQGFDQIAAASAEYGWDIDRGAMARIWRGGCIIRARFLNRITEAYERDAQLPLLLADEYFTGAVGNGLAAWRRVVAQAALNGVPTPAFSSSLAYYDGVRAERLPAALIQAQRDFFGAHTYRRVDKAGTFHTEWSGDRTESDA; from the coding sequence ATGTCAGCACGCGCACAGATCGGTGTGACCGGACTCGCCGTCATGGGTCGCAACCTGGCCCGGAACTTCGCCCGGCACGGCTACACGGTCGCGGTGCACAACCGCTCGTACGCCAAGACCGAGTCCCTGATCGCCGAGGCCGGCAGCGAGGGCGACTTCGTCCCGTCCGAGTCGATGGCCGACTTCGTCGCCTCGCTCGAGCGCCCGCGCAAGGTCGTCATCATGGTCAAGGCCGGCGCGGCGACCGACGCCGTCATCGACGAGCTCGTGCCGCTGCTGGAGGAGGGCGACATCGTCGTCGACGCCGGCAACGCGCACTTCCCCGACACGATCCGCCGGGAGAAGGCGCTCGCGGCCCAGGGCCTGCACTTCGTCGGCACCGGCGTCTCGGGCGGCGAGGAGGGCGCGCTCAACGGCCCGTCGATCATGCCCGGCGGCACGCGCGAGTCCTACCAGAGCCTCGGCCCGATCCTCGAGGACATCTCCGCCAAGGTCGACGGCACGCCGTGCTGCACCTACGTCGGCCCCGACGGCGCCGGCCACTTCGTCAAGATGGTGCACAACGGCATCGAGTACGCCGACATGCAGCTCATCGCCGAGGCGTACGACCTGCTCAAGCAGGGGCTCGGCGCGTCCGCGCAGGAGATCGGCGAGATCTTCGCGCAGTGGAACACGGGCGACCTCGAGTCGTTCCTCATCGAGATCACCGCGGACGTGCTCCAGCACGTGGACGCCGAGACCGGCAAGGCGTTCGTCGACGTCGTGCTCGACCAGGCGGAGCAGAAGGGCACCGGCCGCTGGACGGTGCAGAACGGCCTCGACCTCGGCGTGCCGATCACGGGAATCGCCGAGGCGACGTTCGCCCGCGCGCTGTCCGGCTCGGTCCCGCAGCGCGAGGCGGGCCGTGCGGCGCTGCCCGCGGACGCCGCGGCGTGGGACGTGCAGGACCGTGACGCGTTCGTCGAGGACGTGCGCCTCGCGCTCTACGCATCCAAGGTCGTCGCGTACTCGCAGGGCTTCGACCAGATCGCGGCGGCATCCGCGGAGTACGGCTGGGACATCGACCGCGGCGCGATGGCCCGCATCTGGCGCGGCGGCTGCATCATCCGGGCGCGCTTCCTCAATCGCATCACGGAGGCCTACGAGCGTGACGCGCAGCTCCCCCTGCTCCTCGCGGACGAGTACTTCACCGGCGCGGTGGGCAACGGCCTCGCGGCCTGGCGCCGCGTCGTCGCGCAGGCCGCGCTGAACGGCGTCCCCACGCCGGCGTTCTCGTCGTCGCTCGCGTACTACGACGGCGTCCGGGCCGAGCGCCTGCCCGCCGCGCTCATCCAGGCGCAGCGCGACTTCTTCGGCGCGCACACCTACCGCCGCGTCGACAAGGCGGGCACTTTCCACACCGAGTGGTCGGGCGACCGGACCGAGTCCGACGCCTGA
- a CDS encoding DUF3000 domain-containing protein, producing the protein MITAHGTDAPPAFRAVLDALGARRLRPEVTLREVPAPRRIAPWSVALTGEVEAARSEDPDLASGRFIVLHDPDGQEAWQGTFRVVTMVRATLEPEMASEEMLAEVAWTWLEDALHDTGAAVRAEGGTVTRVLSQSFGALAGKHNDVELEMRASWTPVPAGSAAAADLGDHLAAWAQLLCTAAGLPPLPDGVTPLGARPPARRNTVGP; encoded by the coding sequence GTGATCACCGCTCACGGGACCGACGCTCCCCCGGCGTTCCGTGCCGTCCTCGACGCCCTCGGCGCGCGACGGCTGCGACCCGAGGTGACGCTGCGCGAGGTCCCTGCCCCCCGCCGGATCGCGCCGTGGTCGGTCGCGCTCACGGGCGAGGTCGAGGCCGCGCGCTCCGAGGACCCCGACCTCGCGTCGGGGCGTTTCATCGTGCTCCACGACCCCGACGGCCAGGAGGCCTGGCAGGGCACCTTCCGGGTGGTGACGATGGTGCGCGCGACGCTCGAGCCGGAGATGGCGTCGGAAGAGATGCTCGCCGAGGTCGCGTGGACGTGGCTCGAGGACGCGCTCCACGACACCGGTGCGGCCGTCCGCGCGGAGGGCGGCACGGTGACGCGCGTCTTGTCGCAGAGCTTCGGCGCGCTCGCCGGCAAGCACAACGACGTCGAGCTGGAGATGCGCGCGTCGTGGACCCCCGTGCCGGCGGGGAGCGCCGCTGCGGCGGACCTCGGCGACCACCTCGCGGCGTGGGCGCAGCTCCTGTGCACGGCCGCAGGTCTTCCGCCCCTGCCCGACGGCGTGACGCCGCTCGGTGCCCGACCCCCCGCGCGACGCAATACCGTGGGGCCATGA
- a CDS encoding HRDC domain-containing protein, with protein MSSTAAPAPPPLDPSTAAGLQHPSVTPLTEPSDGVGRVVDTPAAFARVVDAFAAASGPVAADAERASGYRYGQRTYLVQVRREGAGTALVDPVAVPDLSPLREAVGDAEWVLHAASQDLPGLAEHGVVPASVFDTELAARLLGMERVGLAAVVADVLGLGLAKEHSAVDWSTRPLPEDWLRYAALDVEVLVPLRRALGERLEEAGKADWAAQEFEAVRTAGPPAPRPEPWRRTSGTHTLRDPRRLAVVRSLWEARDATARARDIAPGRVLPDRAIVAAAEALPRTAGQLVELPPFAGKGTRRRAAYWQRAVDSALALPASALPTTRGPRTDAPPPPRAWADRDPGAAARLEAARAVVQGLSDQYAVPVENVLQPDALRRLCWTPPEPADVAGIAAFLRGRGARDWQVGLVAEPLADAFGGIAGA; from the coding sequence ATGAGCTCGACCGCAGCACCCGCACCCCCACCGCTCGACCCGTCCACCGCGGCGGGCCTGCAGCACCCCTCCGTCACGCCCCTCACGGAGCCCTCCGACGGGGTCGGCCGCGTCGTCGACACCCCCGCGGCGTTCGCGCGCGTCGTCGACGCGTTCGCCGCGGCGAGCGGCCCGGTCGCCGCCGACGCGGAGCGCGCGTCGGGCTACCGGTACGGGCAGCGCACCTACCTCGTCCAGGTGCGCCGCGAGGGCGCAGGGACGGCGCTCGTCGACCCGGTGGCCGTGCCGGACCTGTCGCCCCTGCGCGAGGCGGTCGGCGACGCGGAGTGGGTGCTGCACGCGGCGTCCCAGGACCTGCCGGGCCTCGCCGAGCACGGCGTGGTGCCCGCGAGCGTGTTCGACACCGAGCTCGCCGCCCGGCTCCTCGGCATGGAACGCGTAGGCCTTGCGGCCGTCGTCGCCGACGTGCTCGGACTGGGCCTCGCGAAGGAGCACTCGGCGGTCGACTGGTCGACGCGCCCGCTCCCCGAGGACTGGCTGCGGTACGCGGCCCTCGACGTCGAGGTGCTCGTCCCGCTGCGCCGCGCCCTCGGCGAGCGACTCGAGGAGGCGGGCAAGGCGGACTGGGCGGCACAGGAGTTCGAGGCGGTGCGCACCGCCGGACCACCGGCCCCGCGTCCCGAGCCGTGGCGGCGCACGTCCGGCACGCACACGCTGCGCGACCCGCGTCGGCTCGCGGTGGTGCGGAGCCTGTGGGAGGCCCGCGACGCGACCGCCCGCGCGCGGGACATCGCGCCGGGCCGGGTGCTGCCCGACCGCGCGATCGTCGCCGCGGCGGAGGCGCTGCCCCGCACGGCCGGGCAGCTCGTCGAGCTCCCTCCGTTCGCGGGCAAGGGCACGCGCCGCCGGGCCGCGTACTGGCAGCGCGCCGTCGACTCGGCGCTCGCGCTGCCGGCGAGCGCCCTCCCGACCACGCGCGGGCCGCGCACCGACGCCCCGCCGCCGCCGCGCGCCTGGGCGGACCGCGACCCCGGGGCCGCGGCGCGTCTCGAGGCGGCGCGCGCCGTCGTCCAGGGGCTGTCGGATCAGTACGCGGTCCCGGTGGAGAACGTGCTCCAGCCCGACGCGCTGCGGCGCCTGTGCTGGACGCCGCCGGAGCCGGCCGACGTGGCCGGGATCGCCGCGTTCCTGCGCGGGCGCGGGGCGCGCGACTGGCAGGTGGGGCTGGTCGCCGAGCCCCTCGCGGACGCGTTCGGGGGCATCGCCGGGGCGTAG